In Streptomyces sp. NBC_00433, a single genomic region encodes these proteins:
- a CDS encoding glycosyltransferase family 2 protein: MNSPLEITVVIPAHPARVANGMLERAVQSVKNQLLPATDISVAVDETGQGAAATRQRALAAVQTEWVAFLDSDDWFYPEHLRVLAAGARTYRADYLFSYYWVHFNDGRRWDANDPLGHFGKPFSNAAPHQTTITTLVRTDLAKQVGFHEPPPDSVVGGHRGGEDWHFTVGCAEAGARIVHVPRRTWAWVHHGANSSGIPGRGDAALPQGVAP, from the coding sequence ATGAACAGCCCCTTGGAGATCACCGTTGTGATCCCCGCCCACCCGGCCCGGGTGGCGAACGGGATGCTGGAGCGGGCCGTGCAGTCGGTAAAGAACCAGCTTCTCCCGGCCACGGACATCAGCGTCGCCGTCGACGAGACCGGTCAGGGTGCGGCGGCCACGCGGCAGCGCGCCCTCGCCGCCGTCCAGACGGAGTGGGTGGCGTTCCTCGACAGCGACGACTGGTTCTACCCAGAGCACCTGCGGGTGCTGGCCGCCGGGGCGCGCACCTACAGGGCGGACTACCTGTTCAGCTACTACTGGGTGCACTTCAACGACGGCCGCCGCTGGGACGCCAACGACCCCCTCGGGCACTTCGGGAAGCCGTTCTCCAATGCCGCCCCCCACCAGACGACCATCACCACCCTCGTCCGCACCGACCTCGCCAAGCAGGTCGGGTTCCACGAGCCCCCGCCGGACAGTGTCGTCGGCGGCCACCGCGGCGGCGAGGACTGGCACTTCACCGTCGGCTGCGCGGAGGCCGGCGCACGCATCGTCCACGTGCCCCGCCGCACCTGGGCCTGGGTCCATCACGGCGCCAACAGCAGCGGCATCCCCGGCCGGGGAGACGCCGCACTACCCCAAGGAGTCGCCCCGTGA
- a CDS encoding fibronectin type III domain-containing protein: MTIQETLGALGSWDIDLKPTIPREALDALVFFGHIAIVPGRVDPAVYGDSLLDPAVARYVGVLRGNSLADDARTNAPNDNVKISGVGLSFWLGDEDNKGSIIENATTFASGSTFPNVIRGLLPASGAVTEGTLHSVPGTYSGTHQWQTPAQAIQYVCDTMATPSAPVSWRVNTNGTLDAGLNSDLFVTTPQCAVVARGDGEDMALRGIPGSMNLDSDMKDFTTRVVLLAEGDGASIATGSANIAPGSNPYKDLHGNPVKLTRLVSESDTSATNAATRAQLALSQFEGPTQDLQLGIQDYDVDGAFNVGDYIYVYDPDKGLVDTGQEIIFRGQRLNPITLQVVGIQWPVTADYTVAYRSANGTWLDLTDHIEINDAGTYVTVGDFKRQLTGGSTEPVGSRPSQDTSVPGVPVLVTPFQGAAYLDSRGFTRARVRLQWTAPLNVDGSTILDGDHYDIRYAVDTDMIYPATWSAVSQIRWQDMQSWAQPFAAPDDGWQTMVVGWDQATAQVQDLSPGVGYDVQIRAVDSSGNVGAWSPTTTFVATQDNIAPSTPAAPTVAASRIAVQITHLLGKASGGDFTLESDLDHLEIHAQYEPAFTPDDTTLLGKLKANAGMIQAQIPAVGTYSVESTAAIYVRVVAVDIAGNRSGPSTAVTATALLIDDAHISDLTVSKVTAGTITASWVMAGEIKTADTGARMRISGSGFELYDATGTQTMFGSTADGSLSMIGQLSTSSSGRRIIMNPSSLPEIRFYADSGTDYSYINAFTVSTLTGIGMNGANYSSGGNTLGNRVVVYPNGNGVISQSIKASSQSTQGGETIVWPGGVDASYKDDGVTTGGKMDLQATLGQIGFRIGDSNESYSKYYDSTTATFGNLASQQQATQTQVMLSVSVGTGVGTLGRSFDITYPSRPYAAAAFTMGGSGSVWYFNSISATSFAVFRNTTTGSAVIDALFTRTV, from the coding sequence GTGACCATCCAGGAGACCCTTGGTGCCCTCGGCTCGTGGGACATCGATCTCAAGCCGACGATTCCCCGCGAGGCACTGGACGCCCTCGTCTTCTTCGGGCACATCGCCATCGTTCCGGGCCGCGTCGACCCCGCCGTCTACGGCGACAGCCTCCTCGACCCTGCGGTGGCCCGCTACGTCGGGGTTCTCCGCGGGAACTCCCTTGCGGATGACGCACGGACCAACGCGCCCAACGACAATGTCAAAATCTCAGGCGTGGGCCTGTCGTTCTGGCTCGGCGATGAGGACAACAAGGGCTCGATCATCGAGAACGCCACGACCTTCGCGTCGGGCAGCACGTTCCCTAACGTCATTCGCGGACTCCTGCCCGCCTCCGGTGCCGTAACCGAGGGCACCCTCCACTCCGTACCCGGCACGTACTCCGGGACGCACCAGTGGCAGACGCCGGCGCAGGCCATCCAGTACGTGTGCGACACCATGGCAACCCCTTCCGCGCCAGTGTCGTGGCGGGTCAACACGAACGGCACCCTGGACGCGGGGCTGAACTCCGACCTGTTCGTGACGACACCGCAGTGCGCGGTTGTGGCCCGCGGTGACGGTGAGGACATGGCGCTGCGCGGGATCCCCGGCAGCATGAACCTTGACTCGGACATGAAGGATTTCACCACCCGTGTGGTGCTCCTCGCCGAGGGCGATGGGGCGTCGATCGCCACCGGGTCGGCGAACATTGCGCCTGGCAGCAACCCGTACAAGGACCTGCACGGCAACCCGGTGAAGCTGACCCGGTTGGTCTCCGAATCGGACACCTCGGCGACGAACGCTGCCACCCGGGCGCAACTGGCGCTGTCGCAGTTCGAAGGCCCCACTCAGGATCTTCAACTGGGCATCCAGGACTACGACGTTGACGGCGCCTTCAATGTTGGCGACTACATCTATGTCTACGACCCGGATAAGGGCCTGGTCGACACCGGCCAGGAGATCATCTTCCGGGGGCAGCGTCTCAACCCGATCACCTTGCAGGTGGTGGGTATTCAGTGGCCGGTCACCGCGGACTACACGGTCGCGTACCGGTCCGCGAACGGCACCTGGTTGGACCTGACCGACCACATCGAGATCAACGACGCCGGCACGTATGTGACGGTCGGGGACTTCAAGCGCCAACTGACCGGCGGGTCGACGGAGCCGGTGGGTTCCCGGCCGTCCCAGGACACCTCCGTCCCGGGCGTCCCTGTGCTGGTGACTCCGTTCCAGGGTGCGGCGTACCTGGACTCGCGGGGGTTCACGCGGGCGCGGGTGCGGTTGCAGTGGACCGCCCCGCTGAATGTCGACGGCAGCACGATCCTGGATGGCGACCACTACGACATCCGGTACGCCGTGGACACGGACATGATCTACCCGGCGACGTGGTCTGCGGTGTCCCAGATTCGCTGGCAGGACATGCAGTCGTGGGCGCAGCCGTTCGCGGCGCCGGATGATGGTTGGCAGACGATGGTCGTCGGCTGGGATCAGGCGACCGCGCAGGTGCAGGATCTGTCGCCGGGTGTCGGGTATGACGTGCAGATCCGTGCGGTCGACTCGTCCGGGAATGTGGGGGCGTGGTCGCCGACGACGACGTTCGTGGCAACCCAGGACAACATCGCGCCCAGCACGCCGGCGGCCCCCACCGTGGCTGCTTCGCGCATTGCGGTGCAGATCACGCACTTGTTGGGCAAGGCGTCCGGTGGGGATTTTACGCTGGAGTCCGACCTGGATCACCTGGAGATCCACGCCCAGTACGAGCCGGCCTTCACCCCCGACGACACCACGCTCCTGGGGAAGTTGAAAGCGAACGCCGGGATGATCCAGGCGCAGATCCCGGCGGTCGGCACGTACAGCGTGGAGTCGACGGCTGCGATCTACGTGAGGGTCGTCGCGGTCGACATCGCAGGCAACCGGTCGGGCCCGTCGACGGCCGTCACCGCGACCGCGCTCCTCATCGACGACGCGCACATCTCCGACCTGACCGTCAGCAAGGTCACCGCGGGCACGATCACCGCGTCGTGGGTGATGGCGGGGGAGATCAAGACGGCGGACACCGGGGCGCGGATGCGGATCTCTGGTTCCGGGTTCGAGCTGTACGACGCCACCGGAACCCAGACCATGTTCGGCTCAACCGCCGACGGTTCCCTGTCGATGATCGGGCAGCTCTCCACGTCCAGCTCGGGCCGCCGCATCATCATGAACCCGTCCAGCCTCCCGGAGATCAGGTTTTACGCTGACTCAGGAACGGACTACTCGTACATCAACGCCTTCACCGTGAGCACCCTCACAGGGATCGGCATGAACGGGGCCAACTATTCCAGCGGCGGGAACACCCTGGGCAATAGGGTCGTCGTATACCCCAATGGCAATGGGGTGATATCCCAGTCCATTAAAGCGTCCAGTCAGTCGACGCAGGGCGGGGAGACCATCGTGTGGCCCGGCGGGGTGGATGCTTCGTATAAGGATGACGGGGTGACCACAGGGGGCAAGATGGACTTGCAGGCCACCCTGGGTCAGATCGGATTCCGAATCGGGGATTCTAACGAGAGTTACTCGAAATATTACGACAGCACGACAGCCACCTTCGGGAATCTGGCCAGCCAGCAACAGGCCACCCAGACACAGGTGATGCTCAGCGTATCCGTGGGGACCGGTGTGGGCACGCTGGGCCGGTCGTTCGACATCACCTACCCGTCGCGCCCCTATGCTGCGGCGGCGTTCACCATGGGCGGATCGGGGTCGGTCTGGTATTTCAACAGCATCAGCGCCACATCGTTCGCTGTTTTTCGCAATACGACCACCGGATCCGCAGTCATCGACGCACTATTCACAAGGACAGTCTGA